One window from the genome of Alnus glutinosa chromosome 13, dhAlnGlut1.1, whole genome shotgun sequence encodes:
- the LOC133853695 gene encoding alkylated DNA repair protein ALKBH8 homolog, with product MGLPRFGRPKGVEGELSPNLFVANCGPAVGYSHDTIASVFSAFGEVKGVCAADESGARVIVSYCDESSARAALEALDGHPCPDLGGRSLHIRYSILQPTSQGKVNDSVPVSLVALDLNIPGLYLLHDFVSPKEEEELLAAVDDKPWKSLAKRRVQHYGYEFCYETRNVNTRQHLGELPSFVSPILERISLFPNLDNHANIVLDQLMVNEYPRGVGLSPHIDTHSAFEGFIFSLSLAGPCIMEFRRYTEGAWLPKDTSSTSTMVQTPENGPNFLRRAIYLPPRSMLLLSGEARYAWHHYIPHHKIDLVKDSVVRRGSRRVSFTLRKAKTDPCQCEFPQYCDSQR from the exons ATGGGATTGCCAAGATTTGGGCGTCCAAAGGGTGTGGAAGGCGAGTTGAGTCCCAACCTTTTTGTGGCCAATTGTGGGCCGGCGGTGGGGTATTCTCATGACACCATTGCCTCAGTGTTCAGTGCTTTTGGGGAAGTGAAAGGAGTCTGTGCTGCCGATGAGAGCGGTGCCCGTGTCATTGTTTCTTATTGTGATGAGAGTTCTGCCAGAGCTGCCTTGGAAGCATTAGATGGACACCCTTGTCCTGACCTTGGAGGCCGTTCTTTGCACATTCGGTATTCAATACTTCAACCTACTTCGCAG GGTAAGGTTAATGACTCGGTTCCAGTGTCTTTGGTGGCTTTGGATTTGAACATTCCAGGCCTTTACTTATTGCATGACTTTGTCAGCCCCAAAGAAGAGGAG GAATTGCTTGCAGCAGTTGATGATAAGCCTTGGAAAAGTCTTGCCAAAAGAAGGGTTCAGCATTATGGCTATGAATTTTGCTACGAA ACAAGGAATGTTAATACGAGACAGCACTTAGGTGAACTTCCGTCATTTGTTTCTCCCATTCTTGAAAGGATCTCATTGTTTCCAAACCTTGATAATCATGCAAATATAGTTTTGGACCAACTGATG GTTAATGAGTACCCACGTGGGGTGGGATTGTCTCCCCATATAGACACCCATTCTGCATTTGAGGGATTTATTTTCAGCCTTTCGTTAGCTGGGCCTTGCATAATGGAGTTCAGGAGATACACAGAAGGTGCTTGGCTTCCGAAGGATACCTCAAGTACTAGTACAATGGTGCAAACTCCTGAAAATGGCCCAAATTTCTTAAGGAGGGCTATCTATCTTCCCCCTCGGTCCATGCTCCTTTTATCTGGGGAAGCTCGTTATGCTTGGCATCATTACATTCCACACCACAAG ATTGATTTGGTGAAGGACAGCGTTGTCAGAAGGGGTTCAAGGAGGGTGTCTTTCACTCTTCGTAAG GCTAAAACAGATCCTTGCCAATGTGAATTTCCCCAATATTGTGATTCTCAGAGATAA